Proteins from a genomic interval of Diaminobutyricimonas aerilata:
- a CDS encoding nucleotide pyrophosphohydrolase, translated as MDGTVRDKLASFVAERDWERFHTPENLAKSIAIESGELLECFQWGDAADDARVRDELADVLTYCMLLADRLGVDPNQLILDKLAKTREKYPVEKARGRSTKYDAL; from the coding sequence ATGGATGGAACCGTGAGGGACAAACTCGCGTCATTCGTTGCCGAGCGTGATTGGGAGCGATTCCATACGCCTGAGAACCTCGCCAAGAGCATCGCCATCGAGTCCGGGGAGTTGCTCGAGTGCTTCCAATGGGGCGACGCAGCCGACGATGCCCGAGTGCGGGACGAGCTGGCGGACGTGCTCACCTATTGCATGCTGCTCGCGGATCGACTCGGCGTGGATCCGAACCAGTTGATCCTCGACAAGCTCGCGAAGACGCGCGAGAAGTACCCCGTCGAGAAGGCCCGCGGCCGCAGCACGAAGTATGACGCGCTCTAA